A region from the Thermanaeromonas toyohensis ToBE genome encodes:
- the pdxT gene encoding pyridoxal 5'-phosphate synthase glutaminase subunit PdxT: protein MLIGVLALQGAFREHIVALERCGVKGKEIRKKEQLNGLDGLIIPGGESTTIGRLMVDFELLNPIRYLMEEGLPVFGTCAGLVVLCKEIVGSQQPRLGLLNARVRRNAFGRQVDSFEAYLDVPLLGPPPFRGVFIRAPYLEEIWPPAEALATFEGKIVAARQDKILATAFHPELTADDRFHRYFISTVAG, encoded by the coding sequence ATGCTGATAGGTGTTCTAGCGTTACAAGGGGCCTTTCGTGAGCACATAGTGGCCTTAGAGCGTTGCGGAGTTAAGGGTAAAGAAATACGAAAAAAAGAGCAGTTAAATGGCCTAGATGGCTTGATAATCCCTGGGGGTGAAAGCACCACCATCGGAAGGTTAATGGTGGATTTTGAGCTCCTTAATCCTATCCGCTACCTTATGGAGGAGGGCCTTCCTGTTTTCGGTACCTGCGCTGGCCTGGTGGTCCTCTGTAAAGAAATTGTAGGGAGCCAGCAGCCGCGGCTAGGGCTCCTTAACGCCCGGGTCCGCCGTAACGCCTTCGGACGCCAAGTAGACAGCTTTGAAGCCTATCTGGATGTACCCCTTTTGGGACCCCCACCCTTCCGGGGTGTGTTTATCCGGGCACCTTATTTAGAAGAAATATGGCCTCCGGCTGAAGCGCTGGCCACCTTTGAAGGTAAAATCGTGGCTGCCCGGCAGGACAAAATTTTGGCCACGGCTTTTCACCCAGAATTGACCGCGGACGACCGTTTTCATAGATATTTTATAAGCACTGTGGCTGGCTAG
- the remB gene encoding extracellular matrix regulator RemB, translating into MYLHIGGEIVIPLREIVAILDYEKALRSPANKEFLSSKAKAPQGVKSCIVTKDNKVFYSPISSLTLARRAESFTHRYIAAENYL; encoded by the coding sequence ATGTACCTTCATATAGGTGGGGAGATAGTTATACCTTTACGGGAGATAGTGGCCATTTTAGATTATGAAAAGGCCCTGCGCTCCCCAGCCAACAAGGAATTCTTAAGCAGTAAAGCTAAAGCCCCTCAAGGGGTAAAATCTTGTATAGTTACCAAGGATAATAAAGTATTTTACTCTCCCATATCCTCCTTAACCTTAGCCCGCAGGGCGGAAAGCTTCACCCATAGGTACATTGCGGCTGAAAATTACTTATGA
- the dnaN gene encoding DNA polymerase III subunit beta — translation MRVTCPQPLLLSAVQKVHRAITQNSPLPALSGILIKAQAGRLSFHATDLEIGILFNVEAEVEEEGELLIPARLLTDIVRHLPPVTVHIDGVAGGVVTLSYQQSRVELYSLDPGQFPALPEKEGSISFRLPIETFKEAIKRVGIATGSEDLRSIYHGILWEIDPASGEFTMVATDTHRLALQRGKVVVLEGKGEAAPIIPHRTLAELARLLGSEGEEEVTFTLGPSQVFAAAENLNFYGRLLNGQFPPYRQVLPSTFATEVIVEAQELTLAVERALVLARDDSRLRSPIIRLQVREDLKLSTQAPEVGQLEEELVAEVSGPGLEVALNGKYLLSALKVIDEDKVILKFNEPLKPIVVQGLGYEDYFCLILPIRVG, via the coding sequence GTGCGGGTAACTTGTCCCCAACCTTTACTTCTTAGCGCTGTACAAAAAGTTCATCGGGCTATAACTCAAAACAGCCCCCTACCTGCTCTAAGCGGAATACTTATTAAAGCACAAGCTGGACGTTTATCCTTCCACGCTACAGATTTAGAGATAGGGATTCTTTTCAATGTAGAGGCCGAAGTAGAAGAAGAGGGAGAACTTTTAATACCTGCGCGGCTGCTTACGGATATAGTACGGCATCTTCCTCCCGTAACTGTACACATTGACGGTGTAGCTGGTGGAGTGGTGACCCTTTCTTATCAGCAATCGCGGGTAGAGCTTTATAGTCTGGACCCAGGGCAATTTCCAGCCCTTCCAGAAAAAGAAGGAAGTATTTCCTTCCGTTTACCTATAGAAACTTTTAAAGAAGCCATAAAAAGGGTAGGTATAGCTACGGGAAGCGAAGATCTCCGGAGCATTTATCATGGCATTTTATGGGAGATAGACCCGGCTTCAGGCGAGTTTACCATGGTGGCTACAGATACCCACCGTCTGGCCCTGCAGCGCGGGAAGGTGGTCGTGCTGGAAGGTAAAGGTGAGGCTGCTCCCATAATCCCCCACCGGACCCTGGCTGAGCTGGCCCGGCTCCTGGGTAGTGAAGGTGAAGAAGAAGTTACTTTTACCTTGGGTCCCAGTCAGGTCTTCGCAGCGGCCGAAAATCTAAACTTCTATGGCCGGCTGCTTAATGGCCAGTTTCCTCCCTATCGCCAGGTGTTACCCTCTACCTTCGCTACGGAAGTTATAGTAGAAGCGCAAGAACTTACCCTAGCGGTGGAGCGGGCCTTAGTTTTAGCTCGTGACGATAGCCGTTTACGTTCTCCTATTATTCGTCTCCAGGTAAGGGAAGATTTAAAACTTTCCACCCAGGCCCCTGAAGTTGGCCAGCTAGAGGAGGAACTGGTAGCGGAAGTTTCCGGCCCCGGCTTGGAAGTAGCCTTAAATGGCAAGTATCTACTAAGCGCCTTAAAGGTGATCGATGAAGATAAGGTTATTTTAAAATTTAACGAGCCTTTAAAACCCATTGTTGTACAGGGTCTAGGCTATGAGGATTATTTTTGCTTGATTTTACCGATTAGAGTTGGGTAA
- the gyrB gene encoding DNA topoisomerase (ATP-hydrolyzing) subunit B has protein sequence MEERENKNLYDASQIEVLEGLEAVRRRPGMYIGNTGVRGLHQLVFELVDNSVDEALAGFCDEIRVILHRDGRVTVEDNGRGIPVDIHEKTGLPGVEVALTMLHAGGKFGGNGYKVSGGLHGVGLSVVNALSAELKVKVKREGKIFEQLYRRGQKVTELKATGKAEGTGTIVTFRPDPLIFETVEFDPEIIGRRLEELAFLNRGLKIIFQDEIRDRKQVYQHEGGLVDFVRYLNKNKNVLHPQPIYFSATREDVQVEVALQYNDGYNELILSYANNIRTTEGGSHEIGFKAALTRIINEYGRRFNILKEGELSLSGEDVREGLAAVVSVKVKEPQFEGQTKTKLGNTEVRGIVEAVVGEYLGAYLEENPPLARRILEKALTAARAREAARKARELTRRKSALEIIALPGKLADCTSRDPAVTEIFLVEGDSAGGSAKQGRDRRFQAILPLRGKILNVEKARMDKILNNEEIRAIITALGTGIGDDFNIEKLRYHKTILMADADVDGSHIRTLLLTFFYRYMRPLIEKGYVYIAQPPLYRVSRGKETHYLYSDQALENFLASRDGERWEVQRYKGLGEMNPEQLWETTMNPATRTLLKVTLEDAVAADEIFDILMGDRVEPRREFIQKHAHEVRNLDI, from the coding sequence ATGGAGGAAAGGGAAAACAAAAACCTTTACGACGCAAGCCAAATAGAGGTATTAGAGGGACTAGAGGCTGTAAGGCGTAGGCCCGGAATGTACATCGGGAACACCGGCGTACGGGGCTTGCACCAGCTTGTGTTTGAGCTAGTGGATAATAGCGTAGATGAGGCCCTGGCGGGGTTCTGCGATGAGATCCGGGTTATCCTTCACCGCGATGGCCGAGTAACCGTAGAGGATAACGGCCGGGGTATTCCTGTGGATATTCATGAGAAGACAGGGTTGCCAGGGGTAGAGGTAGCCCTTACCATGCTCCACGCGGGGGGAAAGTTTGGGGGCAACGGGTATAAGGTTTCCGGTGGCCTCCACGGTGTAGGGCTTTCCGTAGTTAACGCCCTTTCTGCTGAACTTAAGGTTAAGGTGAAGAGGGAAGGTAAAATATTTGAACAGCTTTACCGGCGGGGACAAAAGGTAACTGAGCTTAAAGCCACCGGAAAGGCTGAAGGAACAGGGACTATAGTAACCTTCCGTCCCGACCCCTTAATCTTTGAGACAGTGGAGTTCGATCCAGAGATAATAGGCCGCAGGCTGGAGGAGCTAGCTTTCCTTAACCGTGGCTTAAAGATCATCTTCCAAGATGAAATCCGGGACCGCAAACAAGTCTACCAGCATGAAGGTGGCCTAGTCGATTTTGTCCGGTATTTAAATAAAAATAAAAACGTACTCCATCCCCAGCCCATATACTTTAGCGCCACCAGGGAGGATGTCCAGGTGGAGGTGGCGCTCCAATATAACGATGGGTATAATGAGCTTATTTTATCCTATGCGAACAATATCCGTACCACAGAAGGCGGCAGCCATGAGATAGGATTTAAAGCAGCTTTAACCCGTATAATTAACGAGTACGGCCGCCGCTTTAATATTTTAAAAGAGGGCGAGTTAAGCCTTTCGGGTGAAGATGTACGGGAGGGTTTGGCTGCTGTAGTAAGTGTCAAGGTGAAGGAGCCCCAGTTTGAAGGCCAGACCAAGACGAAGCTGGGTAATACAGAAGTGCGGGGTATTGTGGAGGCTGTGGTGGGTGAATATTTGGGCGCCTACCTGGAAGAGAATCCTCCGCTAGCTAGGCGTATCCTGGAGAAAGCTTTGACTGCTGCCCGGGCCAGGGAGGCAGCCCGCAAGGCGCGGGAATTGACTAGACGTAAGAGCGCCTTAGAAATTATAGCCCTTCCTGGCAAGCTAGCCGACTGCACGAGTAGAGATCCGGCAGTGACAGAAATATTCTTGGTAGAAGGGGATTCGGCGGGTGGTTCGGCCAAGCAGGGCCGGGATCGGCGCTTCCAGGCTATATTACCCTTACGGGGTAAGATCCTTAATGTAGAGAAGGCGCGCATGGATAAGATTTTAAATAATGAAGAAATCAGGGCTATCATAACTGCCCTGGGCACAGGTATAGGTGATGATTTCAATATTGAAAAGCTCCGCTATCATAAAACCATCCTTATGGCTGATGCCGATGTAGATGGTTCCCATATCCGTACCTTGCTTTTGACCTTCTTCTACCGTTATATGCGGCCCTTGATCGAAAAGGGATACGTTTATATAGCCCAGCCTCCCCTCTATAGGGTGTCCCGGGGTAAGGAGACCCATTATCTTTATAGCGATCAGGCCCTAGAGAATTTTTTAGCCTCCCGGGATGGGGAACGCTGGGAGGTCCAGCGTTACAAAGGTTTGGGTGAAATGAATCCTGAGCAGTTGTGGGAGACTACTATGAATCCAGCCACCCGTACCCTCCTTAAAGTTACCCTGGAGGATGCGGTGGCAGCGGACGAGATCTTCGACATTCTCATGGGGGATAGAGTGGAACCCCGCCGTGAATTCATTCAGAAACATGCCCATGAGGTACGGAACCTAGATATTTAA
- the gyrA gene encoding DNA gyrase subunit A has product MLAEPTGLILPVRIEEEMKRSYIDYAMSVIVGRALPDVRDGLKPVHRRILYAMYEANMTPDKPYKKSARVVGDVLARYHPHGDAAVYESMVRLAQDFASRYPLVDGQGNFGSLDGDSPAAMRYTEARLSSLAMAMLQDIEKDTVDFIPNYDGTLKEPVVLPARIPNLLINGSAGIAVGMATNIPPHNLGEIIDALVLLIDQPGAGLKEILNVVKGPDFPTGGLIIGREGIRNAYRTGRGTIKIRARAEIEQVGGKSQIVITEVPYQVNKARLIETIAELVREKKIEGITDLRDESDRTGLRVVIELKKDAQPKVILNQLYKHTQMQENFGVIMLALVDGRPQILNLKEMLEHYLKHQKEIVTRRSRYLLNQAEARAHIVEGLRIALKFLDAVIQTIRRSPDVEAARRALMDKFSLSEKQAQAILDMRLQRLTALEREKLEEEYRELMEKISYFKEVLADESKVLAIVREELLEIKAKFADPRRTQIVDEEEPLEAEDFIPREEVVITVTHRGYIKRLPLDTYRSQRRGGRGIQALTTREEDFVEHLTVTTTHHYLLLFTNQGKVYRLKAFDVPEANRQARGTALVNLIYINQGERITALISVESFEEEAYLFLATRQGTVKKTPLREYNTSRRDGIIALNLDEGDELIGVELTRGKDEIILGTRQGKVIRFSEEEVRPMGRATRGVRGIALEGEDEVVGMVKVKPFADLVLVSERGFGKRTPLEEYRGQGRAGKGLLALKVSEKTGPLVALAVVREEDELMLITAEGLLIRLSVEDIPRQGRYTRGVTLMRLEEKDKVMAVARL; this is encoded by the coding sequence TTGCTAGCGGAACCCACCGGCCTCATCTTGCCGGTAAGGATCGAGGAAGAAATGAAGCGCTCCTATATCGATTACGCCATGAGCGTAATTGTAGGGCGCGCTTTACCCGATGTGAGGGATGGTCTAAAGCCCGTACACCGGCGCATCCTTTATGCCATGTATGAGGCTAATATGACTCCGGACAAGCCCTATAAAAAGTCAGCCCGGGTGGTGGGTGATGTCCTGGCCCGTTATCATCCCCATGGCGATGCTGCGGTGTACGAGAGCATGGTGCGGCTGGCCCAGGATTTTGCTAGCCGTTATCCTTTGGTGGATGGCCAAGGAAACTTCGGATCCTTAGATGGGGATTCCCCGGCGGCTATGCGCTATACCGAGGCCAGGCTATCGAGCCTCGCCATGGCCATGCTGCAGGATATTGAGAAAGATACCGTGGATTTCATCCCCAACTATGACGGGACCTTAAAAGAGCCTGTGGTGCTTCCTGCCCGCATCCCTAATCTTTTAATAAACGGCTCGGCAGGGATCGCCGTAGGTATGGCCACCAATATCCCTCCCCATAATTTAGGGGAGATAATCGATGCCTTAGTTTTACTTATAGACCAGCCGGGGGCAGGGCTAAAGGAGATTTTGAACGTAGTTAAGGGCCCTGATTTCCCCACCGGCGGCTTAATCATCGGCCGGGAGGGGATACGTAACGCTTATCGTACTGGCCGGGGCACCATCAAAATACGGGCCCGGGCCGAGATAGAGCAGGTGGGTGGCAAAAGCCAAATTGTTATCACAGAAGTACCCTACCAGGTTAACAAAGCCCGTCTTATAGAGACTATAGCTGAGCTGGTAAGGGAGAAAAAAATAGAAGGGATAACTGACCTGCGGGATGAATCCGACCGCACGGGACTAAGGGTGGTAATTGAACTTAAAAAGGATGCCCAGCCTAAGGTCATCTTAAACCAGTTATATAAGCATACCCAGATGCAGGAGAATTTCGGAGTTATTATGCTAGCCCTGGTGGACGGCCGGCCCCAGATCCTTAACCTAAAGGAGATGCTAGAACATTATCTTAAGCATCAGAAGGAGATAGTTACCCGCCGTAGCCGCTACCTTTTAAACCAAGCCGAGGCCCGAGCCCATATTGTAGAGGGGTTAAGGATCGCTCTAAAGTTTTTGGATGCGGTCATCCAAACCATAAGAAGATCTCCTGATGTAGAGGCTGCTCGCCGCGCTTTGATGGATAAATTTTCTTTAAGCGAAAAGCAAGCCCAGGCTATTTTGGATATGCGCCTGCAGAGGCTTACGGCTTTGGAGCGGGAGAAGTTAGAAGAAGAGTACCGAGAACTTATGGAGAAAATAAGTTACTTTAAAGAGGTCTTGGCGGACGAATCTAAGGTGCTAGCCATTGTGCGGGAGGAGCTTTTAGAGATTAAGGCAAAATTTGCGGATCCTCGCCGTACCCAGATAGTAGATGAAGAGGAGCCTTTAGAGGCTGAAGATTTTATACCCCGGGAGGAAGTGGTTATTACTGTTACCCACCGGGGTTATATTAAACGCCTTCCCTTGGATACCTATAGAAGCCAGAGGAGGGGTGGCCGCGGTATCCAGGCTTTAACCACACGGGAGGAGGATTTTGTAGAGCATTTAACCGTAACCACTACTCACCACTACCTCCTCCTCTTTACTAACCAGGGTAAGGTCTACCGCCTTAAAGCCTTTGATGTTCCTGAAGCTAACCGCCAGGCCCGAGGTACAGCCCTGGTTAATTTGATCTATATAAATCAGGGAGAAAGGATAACAGCCCTTATAAGCGTAGAAAGTTTTGAGGAAGAAGCTTACCTTTTCCTGGCTACCCGCCAGGGCACCGTTAAAAAGACACCCTTAAGGGAGTACAATACTTCCCGGCGCGATGGGATAATTGCCTTGAACCTGGATGAAGGTGACGAGCTCATCGGCGTAGAGCTTACCCGCGGGAAGGACGAGATTATTTTAGGCACCCGGCAAGGCAAGGTAATACGCTTTTCTGAGGAGGAAGTACGGCCCATGGGCCGGGCCACCCGGGGTGTGCGCGGGATAGCCCTGGAAGGTGAGGATGAGGTAGTAGGTATGGTTAAAGTAAAGCCTTTTGCTGATTTGGTCTTGGTGTCGGAGAGGGGCTTCGGTAAGCGTACCCCTTTAGAAGAATACCGGGGCCAGGGTAGGGCTGGCAAGGGCTTGCTAGCCCTTAAAGTGAGCGAGAAGACGGGCCCCTTGGTGGCCTTGGCTGTGGTCCGGGAAGAAGATGAGCTTATGCTTATTACTGCTGAAGGCCTGCTTATTCGCCTTAGCGTAGAGGATATCCCCCGCCAGGGGCGCTATACTCGAGGGGTTACCCTTATGCGGTTAGAGGAAAAGGATAAGGTTATGGCTGTGGCTCGCCTTTAG
- the recF gene encoding DNA replication/repair protein RecF (All proteins in this family for which functions are known are DNA-binding proteins that assist the filamentation of RecA onto DNA for the initiation of recombination or recombinational repair.), with amino-acid sequence MQAVFLSELVLKDFRNFREAQVSFAPGLNILVGPNGTGKTNLLEAIGYLSLARSFRYHPDRELRSWGCEEFRIQGTVWRGSQKLQVDILYRPGQKELMINGNRQRLLDLLGLFLTVTFGPDDLYLVKGPPALRRKFLDRELCQIDRAYAQHLWAYHRVLLQRNAILKQVAAGKVPVGDVDPWNVQLITLALPIMERRRSFLERLNTLASYFYAHLAPKQNVRLIYSPSLPLGEDCLSKLTSSLEKEVAAGATLWGPQRDDFVFYLNGRPARHSASQGEQRSLVLVLKLAEVVYFSEVLGIRPCLLLDDVFSELDKKRQELLLKLLSEEGQSFITTTELASLPQEIVNKGKILAFPFR; translated from the coding sequence ATGCAGGCGGTCTTTTTATCTGAACTTGTACTTAAGGATTTCCGTAATTTCCGGGAAGCTCAAGTTTCCTTTGCCCCTGGCCTCAACATCCTGGTGGGACCGAACGGCACTGGAAAAACCAATCTTTTGGAAGCTATAGGATATCTCTCTTTGGCCCGCTCTTTCCGCTATCATCCTGACCGGGAGCTTAGGAGTTGGGGTTGTGAGGAGTTTAGGATCCAGGGTACAGTATGGCGGGGAAGCCAGAAATTACAAGTGGATATACTATATCGGCCAGGACAGAAAGAATTAATGATTAATGGGAACCGCCAGCGGCTGCTAGATCTTTTGGGGTTATTCTTGACCGTCACCTTTGGGCCTGATGATCTCTATTTAGTCAAGGGCCCGCCAGCCCTACGTCGTAAGTTTTTGGATCGCGAGCTTTGTCAGATAGACCGTGCTTATGCCCAGCATCTTTGGGCTTACCACCGGGTTCTTCTTCAACGGAATGCTATTCTTAAGCAGGTAGCCGCCGGTAAAGTTCCCGTAGGAGATGTAGATCCTTGGAATGTCCAGCTTATCACCTTAGCCTTACCCATAATGGAACGCCGAAGGAGTTTTCTAGAACGACTTAACACTCTGGCTTCTTATTTTTATGCTCATCTGGCTCCTAAACAAAATGTGAGGTTAATTTACTCCCCCAGCCTGCCTTTAGGAGAAGATTGCTTAAGTAAGCTAACTTCCTCTCTAGAGAAGGAAGTGGCTGCTGGGGCTACCCTTTGGGGACCCCAGCGGGATGACTTTGTATTTTACCTAAACGGTCGTCCTGCCCGTCACTCCGCTTCCCAGGGCGAGCAGCGCTCTCTGGTTTTGGTCCTTAAACTGGCAGAAGTGGTTTATTTCAGCGAAGTATTAGGAATAAGACCCTGCCTTTTGTTAGACGATGTTTTTTCGGAGCTGGATAAAAAAAGGCAGGAACTGCTCCTTAAGTTGTTAAGTGAAGAAGGGCAAAGCTTTATAACCACAACTGAACTGGCTTCCCTACCCCAAGAAATAGTAAATAAAGGTAAAATCCTCGCCTTTCCTTTTAGATAG
- the pdxS gene encoding pyridoxal 5'-phosphate synthase lyase subunit PdxS, which produces MALLEKPNGEGNGVQKGTWVVKKGLAEMLKGGVIMDVTTPEQAKIAEEAGACAVMALERVPADIRASGGVARMADPTVILRIMEAVTIPVMAKVRIGHFVEAQILEALGVDYIDESEVLTPADEEFHINKHAFKVPFVCGARNLGEALRRIGEGAAMIRTKGEAGTGNVVEAVRHMRLIMSEIRRLQNLPEEEVMTFAKNIQAPYELVMETRRLGRLPVVNFAAGGIATPADAALMMQLGADGIFVGSGIFKSSDPMKRARAIVAATTYYNDPHVLAEVSKDLGEPMPGIDVATLRPEQRLQERGW; this is translated from the coding sequence ATGGCTTTACTGGAGAAACCTAATGGGGAGGGGAATGGGGTCCAAAAAGGAACTTGGGTCGTAAAAAAAGGCCTGGCGGAGATGCTTAAAGGTGGCGTAATAATGGATGTCACCACCCCTGAGCAGGCTAAAATTGCGGAAGAAGCTGGGGCTTGCGCTGTTATGGCTTTAGAGAGGGTCCCCGCCGACATCCGGGCTTCCGGCGGAGTAGCCCGCATGGCCGATCCTACAGTAATCCTAAGGATTATGGAAGCGGTGACCATTCCAGTAATGGCCAAGGTGCGTATTGGCCACTTTGTAGAGGCCCAAATTTTAGAGGCTTTAGGTGTAGATTATATCGATGAGAGCGAGGTATTAACCCCGGCCGATGAGGAATTCCACATAAATAAACATGCCTTTAAAGTTCCCTTCGTGTGCGGAGCCCGGAATCTAGGTGAAGCCCTCCGGCGGATCGGGGAAGGGGCGGCTATGATCCGCACTAAGGGCGAGGCGGGAACTGGAAATGTGGTGGAAGCTGTCCGGCATATGCGCCTTATTATGAGCGAGATAAGGCGCCTGCAAAACCTCCCTGAAGAAGAGGTTATGACTTTTGCTAAAAATATCCAGGCACCCTATGAACTGGTAATGGAGACGAGGAGGCTGGGCCGGTTGCCGGTGGTGAACTTCGCCGCTGGTGGTATAGCCACCCCGGCTGATGCCGCCCTTATGATGCAGCTCGGGGCGGACGGTATTTTCGTAGGTTCTGGTATTTTTAAGTCCTCGGATCCTATGAAGCGGGCCCGCGCTATTGTAGCGGCTACGACTTATTATAATGACCCCCATGTACTAGCAGAAGTTTCTAAAGATCTAGGTGAGCCCATGCCCGGGATCGATGTGGCCACCTTACGGCCAGAACAGCGCCTCCAGGAACGCGGGTGGTAA
- the dnaA gene encoding chromosomal replication initiator protein DnaA, which translates to MNLHAAWQQALQLLEQQLPPRTIEVWFRQARPLALKQHTFILGVPNEFARDYIQSRFSPLLQATLERIFQRYVNVQLIALPPGEEETSFFLGATAVPDNEELCYLNPKYTFDTFVVGNSNRFAHAACLAVAQAPAKAYNPLFIYGGVGLGKTHLMQAIGHYVRQHMPHYRVMYVSSEKFTNELINAIHDNDTVAFRNKYRNIDVLLIDDIQFLAGKERTQEEFFHTFNALYEASKQIIISSDRPPKEIPTLEERLRSRFEWGLITDIQPPDLETRVAILRKKASLENLYLPDEIMLFIAQKVDSNIRELEGAFIRVAAYAAFTEQELTLETVEKILKEALNLAKPKPITVHLIQEKVAAYFNLKVEDFKSKRRTRDLAYPRQIAMYLARELTDTSLPKIGEAFGGRDHTTVLHAWEKISQDLQEDPELQQTIEHLIQQIKQG; encoded by the coding sequence ATGAACTTACATGCCGCGTGGCAACAAGCTCTTCAGCTGCTAGAACAGCAGCTTCCGCCTCGAACCATAGAAGTATGGTTCCGCCAGGCGCGCCCTTTAGCTTTAAAGCAACACACATTTATCTTGGGCGTGCCCAATGAATTCGCCCGGGATTACATCCAGAGCCGTTTTTCTCCTTTACTCCAGGCCACCCTGGAAAGAATATTCCAGCGCTACGTCAACGTGCAGCTTATAGCCCTGCCCCCTGGAGAAGAGGAAACCTCCTTTTTCTTAGGGGCGACGGCGGTACCCGATAACGAAGAACTTTGCTATCTTAATCCTAAATACACCTTTGACACCTTTGTAGTAGGGAATAGTAACCGCTTCGCCCACGCAGCCTGCCTAGCCGTGGCCCAAGCCCCAGCTAAAGCTTATAACCCCTTATTTATCTATGGAGGGGTAGGGCTAGGGAAAACCCACCTCATGCAGGCCATCGGCCATTATGTACGCCAGCATATGCCCCATTACCGGGTCATGTACGTTTCTTCGGAAAAGTTCACGAACGAACTTATTAATGCCATCCACGATAATGATACGGTGGCCTTCCGTAATAAATACCGTAATATTGATGTTCTGCTCATCGACGATATACAGTTTTTAGCTGGTAAAGAGCGAACCCAAGAAGAGTTTTTCCATACCTTTAACGCCCTGTACGAGGCTAGCAAACAGATCATAATATCCAGCGACCGGCCACCTAAAGAGATCCCTACCCTAGAGGAAAGACTCCGCTCCCGCTTTGAATGGGGATTAATCACCGATATCCAACCTCCCGATCTAGAAACCAGGGTGGCTATTTTAAGAAAAAAAGCTTCCTTAGAAAATCTATACCTTCCCGACGAGATTATGCTTTTTATCGCCCAAAAAGTAGATTCTAACATCCGGGAACTAGAGGGGGCCTTCATCCGGGTAGCCGCTTATGCTGCCTTCACGGAACAGGAACTCACTTTGGAAACTGTGGAAAAGATCCTTAAGGAAGCCCTGAACCTAGCTAAACCTAAACCTATAACCGTCCATCTTATCCAAGAAAAAGTCGCTGCCTACTTTAATCTCAAAGTGGAAGATTTTAAATCGAAAAGGAGAACGCGGGACCTAGCTTATCCCCGCCAGATAGCCATGTACCTGGCCCGGGAACTTACAGATACCTCTTTACCCAAGATCGGTGAAGCCTTCGGTGGCCGGGACCATACTACAGTTCTTCATGCCTGGGAAAAAATTAGCCAGGATCTCCAAGAAGATCCTGAGTTACAACAGACTATAGAGCACCTGATACAGCAAATAAAGCAAGGATAA